From Etheostoma cragini isolate CJK2018 chromosome 14, CSU_Ecrag_1.0, whole genome shotgun sequence, the proteins below share one genomic window:
- the LOC117957165 gene encoding uncharacterized protein LOC117957165 has protein sequence MMLRDAGAMSLTSKQLVSAFAPFPRCTWTHPHVPIDNFDLVCKNIWRRAREATEELARGQSSPETPQNKDRPAPDRKPNRSMKNGWTNGLMRRPVSNPGLNSAVWIRSRAEEQQKETDDLGLSTYEKDKQQCHTAFTLPCPYLSGRRHPNVAKPARVLIPVMEKEMKRNDEEAKRKRNLEEDVSDKQKIWVPQASSRRAKPQPLETNPVCKSCAEDHAPPLQVEEDPPHPSKLPRDTCESEDETNRSSSSDCVSSDDDSCVTLPGVRRCATDSSDGDSESENKEEIPCYTTEKDFPPLSTIQDGILPCPTEPPALWKVPSQWELPLFFHPDNTLAAPLAETPQVAFDLLADFPALQPPKKPLALGVLLNGNPKTKGASWKRGLTHSQTQRQESGASHQRRKENVPHEVSSICAGDQKSVLCWSTFGSTGQRNSPAISCEELKANNQPPPRVAGTDGADNINARSWASAARAGMKHAAAPQEKARPCTFQHTVPINRTKGQTVRVKYP, from the exons ATGATGCTACGAGATGCTGGAGCCATGTCCCTTACTTCAAAACAGTTGGTGAGTGCATTCGCACCTTTTCCGCGTTGCACTTGGACTCATCCGCACGTGCCGATTGACAACTTTGATCTTGTCTGCAAAAACATCTGGAGAAGAGCCAGGGAGGCCACGGAGGAGCTGGCCAGAGGTCAAAGTTCACCTGAGACACCGCAGAATAAAGACAGGCCGGCTCCAGACAGAAAACCAAATCG GTCGATGAAAAATGGATGGACGAATGGATTGATGAGAAGGCCTGTTTCTAACCCTGGACTCAACAGTGCAGTGTGGATCAG gTCTAGGGCTGAGGAGcagcagaaagagacagatgatTTGGGTCTGAGCACGTATGAGAAGGACAAGCAGCAGTGCCACACTGCCTTCACCCTTCCGTGCCCTTATCTCTCGGGCCGCAGACATCCCAATGTTGCCAAGCCTGCGCGGGTACTGATCCCTGTGATGGAAAAAGAGATGAAACGAAATGACGAGGAggcaaagaggaagagaaatttG GAGGAAGATGTGTCAGATAAACAAAAGATTTGGGTCCCCCAAGCCAGCAGCAGAAGAGCCAAACCTCAACCTCTGGAGACAAATCCTGTCTGCAAATCCTGTGCTGAGGACCACGCCCCGCCCCTGCAGGTTGAGGAAGATCCTCCACATCCTTCTAAACTACCTAGGGACACATGTGAAAGCGAGGATGAGACAAATAGAAGTAGCAGTTCTGACTGTGTTTCCAGCGATGACGACAGTTGTGTAACTCTACCTGGGGTGCGAAGGTGCGCCACTGATAGCAGTGATGGGGACTCAGAGagtgaaaacaaagaggaaatcCCATGTTATACCACAGAGAAGGACTTTCCTCCACTATCTACAATACAGGATGGCATTCTACCATGTCCCACAGAGCCTCCAGCCTTGTGGAAGGTGCCCAGCCAGTGGGAGCTCCCCCTTTTCTTCCACCCAGATAACACCCTCGCTGCCCCTTTGGCCGAGACACCACAAGTGGCTTTTGACCTGCTGGCTGACTTCCCGGCTCTGCAGCCCCCAAAGAAACCTTTAGCACTGGGTGTGTTGCTTAATGGGAATCCCAAAACCAAAGGTGCAAGCTGGAAAAGAGGGCTTACTCACTCACAAACTCAACGCCAAGAGAGTGGGGCTTCCCATCAGAGGAGGAAGGAAAATGTGCCCCACGAGGTCTCCTCCATCTGTGCAGGAGATCAGAAATCTGTGCTGTGCTGGAGCACGTTTGGCTCGACCGGCCAACGCAACTCTCCCGCCATCAGCTGTGAGGAACTGAAGGCCAACAACCAGCCGCCTCCTAGAG TTGCAGGTACAGATGGTGCGGACAATATCAATGCCAGGTCCTGGGCTAGCGCTGCCAGGGCGGGCATGAAGCACGCAGCTGCCCCTCAGGAGAAAGCCAGACCTTGTACCTTTCAGCACACAGTTCCCATTAACAGAACCAAAG GCCAAACTGTGCGTGTGAAATACCCGTGA